In Hyalangium ruber, the genomic stretch TCTCCTTGGCGGAGGCCAGCCGCTCGCCGACAAGCTGGCGGGCGAAGTAGATGTCTACGTTGTCGTGGAATACGACCGTGACGACGGACAGGCCGAACTTGGAGATGGAGCGGATCTCCTCGGTGTCCGGCATGCCGCTCATCGCCGTCTCGACGGGCACGGTGATGAACTTCTCTACCTCCACCGGCCCCAGGCCCGGCGAGGAAGTGAGGATCTGCACCTGCACGTTGGTGACATCCGGCACCGCGTCGATGGGCAGGTTGCGCAGCGCGTTGAGGCCGAAGCCGATGAGGACCGCCGTGAGGATGAAGACGAAGAAGCGATTCTTGATGGAGAATTGGATGAGCTTGTCGAACATGGGGCCGCGCCTTAGTGAGAGTGGCCTTCGCCCATGCTCTCCTTGGAGAGCTCGGACTTGAGGATGAAGGCCCCTTGCGTGACGATCTGGGTGCCTGGTTCGATGCCGGAGAGCAGCTCCACCTCCCGGGCCGAGCTCTCGCCCAGCTTCACCTCCACCGGCTTGAAGCGGCCTTCGCCCGCCGGGACGAAGACGACGCTCTCCGCGCCCACCTTCTGGACCGCCTCGCGCGGCACGACCACGCGCCCCGAGGGGACCTCACCGGCGTCGCTTGCCGTGGTGGCGGTGGTGGTGGCCACCTCCGCGGTGGCGAACATGCCTGGCTTGAGGGTCCCGTCCTGGTTGGGCACCGCGACGCGCACCGGGATGGTGCGCGTCCTCTCGGAGACGACGGCCCCCACATACTCCACCTTTCCCTCGAAGCGCCGCTCAGGCAGCGCCGGGACGGTGATGCTCACCGGCTGCCCCTGCTTGACTGCCGCCAGCTGGGTCTCGGAGACGTCCAGCAGCACCCACAGCCGGGACAGGTCGCCCACGGTGAACAGGTGCGTGGTGCCCTCCACGGCCTGCCCCACGGTGCCGAGCACCTCGACCACGGTGCCCTCCAGCGGGCTGCGCGCGGGGAAGCGGCTGCTGTAGTGCTCGTTGTTGCGCAGCGCGGTGATCTCCGCGTCGGCGAGGCCCAGCGCGTGGAGCCGGCCGTCGGCGGCATTGCGCTCGGCCTGAGCCGTGACGAAGGCACTCTCGGCCTCGCGCATCTCCCGCTCACTGGAGATGCCCTTGGCGAGCAGCTCCTTCTCACGGCGGAAGTTCTCCTCGGCCACGCCCGCCTTGGTGGCAGCGGAGAGGTAGTCCGCGCGGGCCTGCCCCAGCTCCGGGCTCTCCAGGTAGCCGAGCACTTGGTCCTTCTTGACGCGCTGGCCCAGCTGCACCTCGATGCTGGCGAGCCGGCCCGGCACCCGCGCCGCGACCTGTGCCACCCCATCCTGGGTGAAGGCGACGCGCGCCGGGACGGACAGCCCCATCACCAGCGGCTTGCGCCGGGCCTCCTCCGTCTTCAGCTCCGCGGAGCGCAGCGCCTCGGGCGTGAGCTGAATCACCTCTTCATGGCCACCCTCCTCACCATGGCCCTCCTCACCGTGTTCACCCTCGTGCTCCTCCCCCTCCTTCTTGCCCTCGGTTCCGGTGCCGGCCTGGGGCTTCTTTTCCTGGGCGTGCTCGTGGCCATCACCCTCGGCGTGCTCCTCTTTCTTAGGACACCCGAGCAGCAGGCTCACTGCGACTCCCGACAACAGCAGCGCTCGAATCTTCATTGAATGCTCCCGACCACACGCTTGAGTTGTGCCTGCGCGGCGTTGAGTTCCTCGAGCGCCTCGATGGAGGCGCGGCGCGCATCGAGGGACTCCCGCCGGATGATGAGCAGCTCGAAGAAGTCCACCTTCCCCGCGCGGTAGGCTTCGTTGATCAGCGCGAGGTTCTCCTCCTGCGCCGCCAGCACGTCTCCGGAGCCGGCCGCGACAGCCACCTGGGCCCCGCGCAGCCGCTCGGCGGAGAGCCTCACCTCCAGGCGGACCGCACGCTCCAGCGCCTGGAGTGAGCGCTCCGCCTGCGCCACTCTCACGGCGCTGATGCCCCGGGCGGCCTGGTTGCGTTGGAACAGTGGCAGGGCAATGCCCAGGGTGCCTTGGATGATCTGGGCACCCTCCTCACGGCTGTAGGCCACCCCCAGGCGCGGGCTGGGCAGCGCCTCGCGAGCGGCGAGCGCCCGCTCCGCCTGCGCCGCCTCCAGCTCGGCCCGTGCGGCGCGCACATCCGCGCGCCCAGCCAGGGCTTGCTCCGCCAGCGCTTCAACCTCGACGGGGGGGCTCGCGTCCGCGCTCAGGCTGCCCTCCAGCGTCAGCTCCTCCGCTGCCTCCAGCCCGATGAGCAGGCGCAGCGCGCCCAGCGCCACGGCACGCCGTTGGGTGACCGCCGCGTACTCGCGCCGGGCTCGCCCCAACTCCACCCGCGCGGCATTCACTTCGATGCGGCTGGTGGCACCCGCTTCCAGCCGCTGCTCGGCCGCCCTGAGCGCCTCCTCGGCGAGCCTCCTGGCCTCTTCGGTGATCTGCACGTCCTGCTCGGTCGCCAGCGCTCGGCCGAACGCCTCGCGCACCTCGGCGGCAAGCTCGATCCGGCGGGCCTGCAGCCGCGCCTCGCTGCCCACCACGAGGGCCTCGGCTACCGCGCGGCGGGCGCCTCGCTGGCCGAAAATCTCGAACTGCTGGCTGACGCCCAGCCCCAGATCCAGACTGTTGCCCCCCTCACGCACACGGGGCCCGGCCGCCACCTCGAGCTCCGGGTTGGACTGGAAGAGGAGCGAGGCCCCCTGGGCCTGGGCTCGGGCGAGCGCCGCCTCTGTCTCCGAGGTGACGAGGGTTGGGCTGCGCTCCAGGGCGAGGGAGACGGCTCGCTCGAGGGTGAGCGGCTTCTCGGCCAGTGCCGGGGCTGAGAGGAACAGCAGCAGCCACCAGGGACGAAGGCGGGTTGGGAGACGGTGGAATGTTTGCATAGTCGAAGAGACCAGGAGCGGGCCTTCGGAATGAAGGCTCCGCCCGGAACAGTGGGGACAGGACAAGGGGACTCTCTGGACCCGTGACGCGTGACGCGGACGGGCCATGGGAGATGACTCCGGCTCGGGGCCTTGGATGTGCT encodes the following:
- a CDS encoding TolC family protein; translated protein: MQTFHRLPTRLRPWWLLLFLSAPALAEKPLTLERAVSLALERSPTLVTSETEAALARAQAQGASLLFQSNPELEVAAGPRVREGGNSLDLGLGVSQQFEIFGQRGARRAVAEALVVGSEARLQARRIELAAEVREAFGRALATEQDVQITEEARRLAEEALRAAEQRLEAGATSRIEVNAARVELGRARREYAAVTQRRAVALGALRLLIGLEAAEELTLEGSLSADASPPVEVEALAEQALAGRADVRAARAELEAAQAERALAAREALPSPRLGVAYSREEGAQIIQGTLGIALPLFQRNQAARGISAVRVAQAERSLQALERAVRLEVRLSAERLRGAQVAVAAGSGDVLAAQEENLALINEAYRAGKVDFFELLIIRRESLDARRASIEALEELNAAQAQLKRVVGSIQ
- a CDS encoding efflux RND transporter periplasmic adaptor subunit, producing MKIRALLLSGVAVSLLLGCPKKEEHAEGDGHEHAQEKKPQAGTGTEGKKEGEEHEGEHGEEGHGEEGGHEEVIQLTPEALRSAELKTEEARRKPLVMGLSVPARVAFTQDGVAQVAARVPGRLASIEVQLGQRVKKDQVLGYLESPELGQARADYLSAATKAGVAEENFRREKELLAKGISSEREMREAESAFVTAQAERNAADGRLHALGLADAEITALRNNEHYSSRFPARSPLEGTVVEVLGTVGQAVEGTTHLFTVGDLSRLWVLLDVSETQLAAVKQGQPVSITVPALPERRFEGKVEYVGAVVSERTRTIPVRVAVPNQDGTLKPGMFATAEVATTTATTASDAGEVPSGRVVVPREAVQKVGAESVVFVPAGEGRFKPVEVKLGESSAREVELLSGIEPGTQIVTQGAFILKSELSKESMGEGHSH